In a single window of the Branchiostoma floridae strain S238N-H82 chromosome 2, Bfl_VNyyK, whole genome shotgun sequence genome:
- the LOC118404291 gene encoding bifunctional peptidase and (3S)-lysyl hydroxylase JMJD7-like encodes MSSVSSWECEGFDQCLQDVAVEARELYLDPEVPYLDLPPSPLDFHRSWVSPNKPVIIRAAIQHWPALSKWNPQYFRQTLGEKEVTVAVTPNGYADAVHDGKFVMPEERTMKFSSFLDIMERNTQPNGIFYVQKQNSNFTEEFQEIIPDADVEISWASEAFGKLPDAVNFWMGEEAAVTSMHKDHYENLYCVISGQKTFTLLPPTDLPFIPYGLFQPARYHENAEGKFDVIDEEGVDFVPWIPVDPLDPDLDRYPEFGHAQLLTCTVKAGEMLYLPSLWFHHVQQSQGCIAVNFWYDMEYDIKYNYFKFMEAVVAKKYDVFKRKNKNIVSQ; translated from the exons ATGTCCAGTGTCAGTAGTTGGGAATGTGAAGGGTTTGACCAGTGTCTACAAGATGTGGCAGTGGAGGCCAGAG AGCTGTACCTGGACCCAGAGGTCCCCTATCTggacctgcccccctccccactggaCTTCCATAGATCCTGGGTGTCACCCAACAAACCTGTCATCATCAGGGCAGCCATACAACACTGGCCTGCTCTCAGCAAGTGGAATCCACAGTACTTTCG ACAGACCCTTGGAGAGAAGGAAGTGACCGTAGCAGTCACCCCGAATGGTTATGCAGATGCCGTGCATGATGGCAAGTTTGTCATGCCTGAGGAAAGAACTATGAAATTCTCTTCTTTTCTGGACATCATGGAAAGAAACACACAGCCCAATGGCATCTTTTATgttcaaaaacaaaattcaaattttacagAGGAGTTCCAAGAGATTATTCCTGATGCAGATGTGGAAATATCCTGGGCATCTGAGGCTTTTG GAAAACTACCCGATGCAGTCAACTTTTGGATGGGTGAGGAGGCTGCTGTTACCTCCATGCACAAGGACCATTATGAAAACCTGTACTGTGTCATATCAGGACAGAAAACCTTCACCCTGCTCCCCCCTACAGACCTCCCATTTATCCCATATGGACTCTTCCAACCCGCCAGATACCATGAGAATGCCGAGGGCAAGTTTGATGTGATCGATGAAGAGGGTGTGGATTTCGTACCCTGGATACCCGTGGACCCACTTGACCCTGACCTTGACAGGTATCCTGAGTTTGGCCACGCCCAACTGCTCACCTGTACAGTTAAGGCAGGTGAGATGCTGTACCTGCCGTCTCTGTGGTTCCATCACGTCCAACAGTCACAGGGATGTATCGCTGTCAACTTCTGGTACGACATGGAGTACGACATCAAGTACAACTACTTCAAGTTCATGGAAGCTGTTGTGGCCAAGAAATATGATGTttttaaaaggaaaaataaaaatattgtaTCGCAATGA
- the LOC118404254 gene encoding nucleolar protein 10-like: MQVSTPNNVKIYNLIAGKTLPEWLTDRKKRDLQKKDADIQRRIQLIQDFEMPAVSNCVRSSRDGQYLMVTGTYKPRVRCYEVAQMSMKFERGLDAEVVTFDILSEDYSKVVFLHCDRYVEFHAQYGRYYRTRIPKVGRDFSFHYPSCDLYFVGASREVYRLNLEQGRFLNPLVTNSVESNVCDINPVHHLFACGTVEGRIECWDPRVRSRVGELDCALSSITEDTMVEGLPAISALKFKDGLTMAVGTSTGQILLYDIRSNRPVLVKDHHYGLPINSIEFNDPQDLVLSTDSKILKIWNKHTGKAYTSIEPESEINQLHVWPDSGLIFMANEAPKILTYFIPSLGPAPRWCSFMDNLTEELEEMEAPTVYDDYKFVTDTDLENLGLAHLIGSPLLRAYMHGYFMDIRLYQKAKTIAEPFAYEEYRRNKIRQKIEETRDSRVKINKLPKVNRDLAQRLIEEEDSKGEGKKKKAKEASSLLQDDRFSALFSNPEFQVDTGTEEFRLLNPVVKQQKKKKREKREKLEDQFQEVEEEEEEEVEGRGSDEDSSSSEDDRDLVEELRRQHRDIRRERALQHRAERERDAATNLTPKFYELKMGEEFLKDGKDQRKDSKRKVKASLGERVQLQEENDKMLRLSGQAVGSKELTFSLRKVEKPRETQRKLDEAQHRLERKEVRRSAGQYLKKPRTKPGTFWKGKKKK; the protein is encoded by the exons ATGCAAGTCTCTACTCCAAACAACGTCAAAATTTACAACTTGATCGCAGGGAAGACCCTGCCTGAG TGGTTAACGGACAGGAAGAAGAGAGATCTCCAGAAGAAAGATGCAG ATATCCAAAGAAGAATACAGCTCATTCAAGACTTTGAGATGCCAGCAGTCAGTAACTGTGTCAGGAGCTCCAGAGATGGACAGTACCTCATGGTTACAG GAACCTACAAGCCCAGAGTGAGGTGCTATGAAGTTGCACAGATGTCCATGAAATTTGAGAGAGGCTTGGATGCAGAAG tggtgacctttgacatcttGTCAGAAGACTATTCAAAG GTGGTGTTTCTCCACTGTGACAGATATGTGGAGTTCCATGCTCAGTACGGCAGGTATTACAGGACCAGGATACCCAAGGTGGGGAGGGACTTCTCCTTCCACTACCCTTCATGTGACCTCTACTTTGTTGGAGCAAG TCGGGAGGTTTACAGACTTAATCTAGAACAGGGCAGGTTTCTCAACCCTCTTGTCACCAATTCTGT AGAGAGCAATGTGTGCGACATTAACCCAGTACACCATCTGTTTGCCTGTGGAACAGTAGAG GGTAGAATAGAGTGTTGGGACCCCAGAGTCAGGAGTCGAGTGGGAGA attggaCTGTGCTTTAAGTAGCATCACAGAGGACACCAT GGTTGAAGGTCTGCCAGCTATCTCAGCCCTGAAGTTCAAAGACGGCCTGACTATGGCAGTGGGCACCAGCACAGGACAG ATCTTGCTGTACGACATCAGGTCCAACCGCCCTGTCCTGGTGAAAGACCACCACTATGGCCTGCCCATCAACTCCATAGAGTTCAACGACCCCCAGGACCTGGTACTGTCCACCGACAGCAAGATCCTCAAGATCTGGAACAAGCACACA GGCAAAGCCTACACCTCCATCGAGCCGGAGAGTGAGATCAACCAGCTGCACGTGTGGCCAGATTCAGGCCTCATCTTCATGGCAAACGAGGCTCCAAAAATCCTGACATACTTCATACCT TCTCTGGGCCCAGCCCCCAGATGGTGCTCCTTCATGGACAACCTTACCGAAGAGTTGGAGGAGATGGAAGCTCCCACAGTGTATGATGACTACAAGTTTGTCACAGACACGGATCTGGAGAATCTAG GATTGGCTCACCTGATTGGCTCGCCACTCCTCCGTGCGTACATGCATGGTTACTTCATGGATATACGTCTGTACCAGAAGGCCAAGACCATCGCAGAGCCGTTCGCTTATGAAGAATACAGAAGGAACAAGATCAGACAGAAGATAGAGGAGACAAGAGACAGCAGAGTCAAAATTAAC AAACTGCCCAAAGTTAACCGTGACCTCGCTCAAAGGCTTATTGAAGAAGAGGACAGCAAAGGAGAAGGCAAGAAAAAGAAGGCAAAG GAAGCGTCCAGTCTTCTCCAGGATGACCGTTTCTCGGCGCTGTTCTCCAACCCAGAGTTCCAGGTGGACACGGGGACGGAGGAGTTCCGGCTGCTGAACCCGGTCGTCAagcagcagaagaagaagaagagggagAAGAGGGAGAAGCTGGAGGACCAGTTCCAGgaggtggaggaggaggaggag GAGGAGGTGGAAGGGCGTGGCAGTGATGAAGACAGCAGCTCCTCAGAAGATGACCGTGACCTTGTGGAGGAGTTGCGGAGACAACATCGGGACATCAGGAGAGAGAGGGCACTCCAACACAGGGCAGAGAGG GAGAGGGATGCTGCCACAAATCTGACTCCGAAGTTCTATGAGCTGAAGATGGGGGAGGAGTTCCTGAAGGATGGGAAGGACCAGAGGAAGGACAGTAAGAGGAAGGTGAAGGCCAGTCTGGGGGAGCGTGTCCAGCTTCAGGAGGAGAACGACAAGATGCTGAGGCTCAGTGGACAGGCCGTGGGGTCAAAGGAGCTGACCTTCAGCCTGAGAAAG GTGGAGAAACCGCGAGAAACCCAGCGCAAATTAGACGAGGCCCAGCACAGGTTAGAGAGGAAAGAGGTGCGCAGGTCTGCTGGACAGTACCTCAAGAAACCCAGGACAAAACCTGGGACTTTCTGGAAGggcaagaagaagaaatag
- the LOC118404263 gene encoding monocarboxylate transporter 13-like, with protein sequence MDALTIIPEEPAAPKHHALLMPRPSPLRKQGIHKPRKANILKDEEDEKTERPKVPDGGRGWAVVFAAFVIETCGFGGFSRAAGVFYAALTEEFSATELEVSWAISILSALAYGGGLFSSMLYKRFGARPLVFVGGIVSSLGFFTSSYVNNVYELYVTMGVVVGTGWGLAYNPALVAVGQNFDKKRHLAYGVVLAGTGVGGFAFSPLFQYLISLYGWRKVLQIYAGMNLSHCAAALLLKSPQTTNISKNTRMSRTHLLEQERNSQSCKHGLPENNSVVSLTSLGQSQETEAEFLHPQQQRRRRSSSIKLPSSLKFRRRPRSSSIFMNLYTKERPRMFDISLLRHPPFLVLCACVVANEMSYFVAPTHMVPRALALQIPKTQASFLPSVLSITDLIGRLLSGLVSKVPGCTRAVQYAVFCMLWSASSLAIILGVTYPQMAALAGTYGLFNGLVRPLTTALVADVVGTERIESGLGLVMLCQGVGSVVGLPISGALYDMTDKYYPSFLFAGGAIFLSGVFLLCAVVIEDRGKHRNSEPLISQQK encoded by the exons ATGGACGCCCTAACCATCATCCCTGAAGAACCCGCAGCGCCAAAACATCACGCACTCTTGATGCCCCGACCTTCACCATTGAGAAAACAGGGGATACACAAGCCGAGAAAGGCCAACATCCTAAAAGACGAAGAAGATGAGAAAACCGAAAGGCCGAAGGTACCCGATGGCGGCCGAGGATGGGCCGTGGTGTTCGCTGCTTTCGTGATTGAAACCTGTGGTTTTGGCGGGTTCTCCCGAGCGGCAGGTGTGTTTTACGCAGCCTTGACTGAGGAGTTCAGCGCGACTGAGCTGGAGGTATCGTGGGCCATCTCCATTCTGTCCGCACTTGCCTACGGGGGAG GCTTGTTCTCCTCCATGCTGTACAAGCGGTTCGGTGCGCGCCCCCTGGTGTTCGTAGGTGGCATTGTATCCTCCTTGGGTTTCTTTACCAGCAGTTACGTCAACAACGTGTACGAGCTGTACGTCACCATGGGCGTGGTCGTAG GGACAGGTTGGGGTCTGGCCTACAACCCTGCATTGGTGGCTGTGGGACAGAACTTCGACAAAAAGCGCCACCTTGCATACGGTGTTGTGTTGGCAGGGACGGGAGTGGGCGGGTTCGCCTTCTCACCGCTATTCCAGTATCTCATCAGTCTATACGGGTGGAGGAAAGTCTTACAAATCTATGCCGGGATGAACCTGAGTCATTGTGCTGCTGCACTTCTCCTAAAATCGCcccaaacaacaaacatttcgAAAAACACAAGGATGAGTCGCACCCATTTACTGGAACAGGAACGCAACTCCCAGAGTTGTAAACATGGCCTTCCAGAAAACAACTCTGTTGTTTCTCTCACGAGTTTGGGACAAAGTCAGGAGACAGAAGCTGAGTTCCTTCATCCACAACAACAAAGACGCCGACGAAGCAGCAGCATCAAACTTCCATCCAGTTTGAAATTCAGAAGACGCCCCCGTTCCTCCAGTATATTCATGAACTTGTACACAAAGGAGAGGCCGAGGATGTTCGACATCTCTCTCCTCCGACATCCACCGTTCCTGGTGCTGTGCGCATGTGTTGTGGCTAATGAAATGTCGTACTTTGTGGCACCTACGCACATGGTACCGCGGGCACTGGCACTCCAGATACCCAAGACTCAGGCTTCATTCCTTCCCTCCGTCCTGTCTATCACCGATCTGATTGGACGTTTGCTCTCCGGACTGGTGTCTAAAGTACCAGGATGCACACGAGCTGTACAGTATGCAGTCTTCTGCATGCTTTGGTCAGCATCTTCTTTAGCGATCATTTTAGGAGTAACCTACCCGCAGATGGCAGCCCTGGCCGGAACGTACGGCTTGTTTAACGGGCTGGTGCGGCCTCTGACTACCGCGCTGGTGGCGGATGTGGTGGGGACTGAGCGGATTGAGAGCGGGCTGGGACTGGTCATGCTGTGCCAGGGGGTCGGGTCTGTAGTCGGGCTGCCTATTTCag GTGCCCTCTATGACATGACTGACAAGTATTACCCATCATTCCTGTTTGCTGGCGGAGCCATCTTCCTCAGTGGAGTATTCCTCCTCTGTGCTGTCGTCATCGAAGATAGAGGGAAGCATCGCAACAGTGAACCCCTCATCTCccagcaaaaataa
- the LOC118409882 gene encoding uncharacterized protein LOC118409882, translating to MEAVVMPTDVDSVPDPETIPCTRPDSMRRLVCFINPVVFVGLSFIVGGMVMAGLGLTDAPMYYPLAFIGVSLATLGLCLVCLGVWDLCSCCCRSGRSDTSVPPGELHPVGDVSPMPSPPPAYSSLFTFRPSVTSVTGNVPDMCVPSSSANPDNVILLPVTYIRCEDRRGSHHLTCSCASPTPSMDDRPPKYEDAFCD from the exons ATGGAGGCTGTGGTGATGCCGACAGATGTAGACAGCGTACCAGACCCAGAGACGATCCCATGTACGAGGCCGGACAGCATGCGCAGACTGGTGTGTTTTATCAACCCAGTCGTGTTCGTCGGTCTGTCCTTCATTGTGGGAGGGATGGTCATGGCAGGACTGGGCCTCACCGACGCTCCCATGTACTATCCG CTTGCCTTTATCGGCGTGTCTCTGGCCACCCTGGGGCTGTGTCTGGTGTGTCTGGGGGTGTGGGACCTGTGTAGCTGCTGTTGCCGGTCGGGCAGGAGCGACACCAGCGTGCCGCCTGGAGAACTGCACCCTGTCGGGGATGTGTCACCAATGCCAAGTCCGCCCCCTGCGTACTCAAGTCTTTTCACATTCAG ACCGTCTGTGACAAGTGTTACCGGAAACGTCCCGGATATGTGTGTCCCAAGTTCATCTGCAAACCCAGACAATGTCATCCTACTTCCGGTGACGTATATCCGGTGCGAGGATCGCCGGGGGTCCCATCATCTCACCTGTTCATGCGCCAGCCCGACCCCCTCTATGGACGACCGCCCTCCAAAATATGAGGACGCCTTCTGTGATTGA
- the LOC118410453 gene encoding 40S ribosomal protein S21 translates to MQNDAGEVVDLYIPRKCSSTNRIIGAKDHASIQINFAEVDPTTGRMTGQYKTYAICGYIRQMGESDDCLKRLAIKDKIIDGKMDA, encoded by the exons ATGCAGAACGACGCAGGTGAAGTTGTGGATCTGTACATCCCTCGCAAGTG CTCATCAACCAACCGCATCATTGGTGCCAAGGATCATGCCTCAATTCAGATCAACTTTGCTGAG gttgACCCAACCACTGGCCGCATGACGGGACAGTACAAGACTTACGCCATCTGTGGCTACATCAGGCAAATG GGAGAGTCGGATGATTGCCTGAAACGCCTGGCGATAAAGGATAAAATCATTGATGG AAAAATGGATGCCTAG